A region of Lycium barbarum isolate Lr01 chromosome 1, ASM1917538v2, whole genome shotgun sequence DNA encodes the following proteins:
- the LOC132605625 gene encoding probable protein phosphatase 2C 4 — protein sequence MGNGVGKLSVCFTSGAAVESRRHKDIPFMNSDPLEDLGHSFCYVRPDPTRISSSKVHSEETTTFRSISGASVSANTSTPLSTAFVDLYSYNSIDRSSAFEASTSFASIPLQPIPRNNSIHSGPLFTSGLISGPIERGFMSGPIERGFQSGPLDRGLYSGPLERVRDCSYNNNNQFQRSYSHGYALRSRSRKGSFFRVLQRAISKTLSRGQNSIVAPIKGSISVKESDWVVGSEKQNELTISSVNFSSEFSLDDDDSLENQNLQWAQGKAGEDRVHVVVSEEHGWVFVGIYDGFNGPDAPDFLVSNLYPAVHKELKGLLWDDKSDSSNTDNNDNNITIPSLVVEESNQTLDDEISRDRTKDGCSRCVEQENYPSAGDDFSSDSRLKKKKKGSKNRYRGVSKKWEENQRRWRCEWDRERLELDRRLKEQLNGSSGSVNHADVLKALSQALKKTEEAYLDLADRMNMENPELALMGSCVLVMLMKGEDVYIMNVGDSRAVLAQKKEPNLWSQDLERINEETLKDLELFDVDESNCIPNLTAFQLSTDHSTSVEEEVQRIKSEHPDDACALMNDRVKGSLKVTRAFGAGFLKQPKWNNALLEMFRIDYVGTSPYISCLPSLHHHRLGPRDRFLILSSDGLYQYFTNEEAVLEVEHFISWSPEGDPAQHLIEKVLFRAAKKAGMEFHELLEIPQGDRRRYHDDVSIIVISLEGRIWRSSA from the exons atgggAAACGGCGTAGGAAAGCTTAGTGTATGTTTCACTAGCGGCGCCGCCGTTGAGAGTCGTCGCCATAAAGatattcctttcatgaattcCGACCCGCTTGAAGATTTGGGTCATTCATTCTGCTACgtccgacccgacccgacccgtaTCTCATCCTCAAAAGTCCACTCAGAAGAAACCACAACTTTCCGTTCAATTTCCGGTGCTTCCGTTAGCGCCAACACATCAACGCCGTTATCAACGGCGTTTGTTGATCTGTATTCTTACAACAGTATTGATCGTTCTTCAGCTTTTGAGGCGTCCACTTCATTTGCTTCAATACCACTTCAACCTATTCCAAGAAACAATTCAATCCACTCCGGCCCGCTTTTCACTTCGGGCCTTATTTCAGGCCCGATTGAACGCGGGTTCATGTCCGGACCGATTGAGCGCGGGTTTCAATCGGGCCCGCTTGATCGCGGTCTTTATTCAGGCCCCCTGGAAAGGGTTCGTGACTGttcttataataataataatcagttTCAGAGAAGTTATTCACATGGTTATGCTCTTCGATCCAGATCAAGAAAAGGGTCTTTTTTTCGGGTTCTTCAAAGAGCTATATCGAAAACCTTATCAAGAGGTCAAAATTCTATTGTTGCACCAATTAAAGGGTCAATTTCAGTAAAAGAAAGTGATTGGGTTGTTGGTTCTGAGAAGCAAAATGAATTGACTATTAGTAGTGTGAATTTTAGCAGTGAGTTCAGTTTGGATGATGACGATTCTTTAGAAAATCAGAATCTTCAGTGGGCTCAAGGGAAAGCTGGTGAGGATCGtgttcatgttgtagtatctgaAGAACATGGTTGGGTTTTTGTTGGGATTTATGATGGATTTAATGGTCCTGATGCACCTGATTTTTTGGTATCTAATTTGTACCCAGCTGTTCACAAAGAGCTTAAGGGATTGTTATGGGATGACAAGTCAGATTCATCTAATActgataataatgacaataataTTACAATCCCAAGTTTAGTAGTGGAAGAATCCAATCAGACACTTGATGATGAGATTTCAAGGGATAGGACTAAAGATGGTTGTTCAAGATGTGTTGAGCAAGAGAATTATCCATCAGCAGGAGACGATTTTTCTTCCGATTCGCggttaaagaaaaagaaaaagggttcAAAGAATAGGTACAGAGGAGTATCAAAGAAATGGGAAGAAAATCAAAGGAGATGGCGATGCGAATGGGACCGTGAAAGATTAGAACTTGACAGGAGATTGAAAGAGCAACTAAATGGATCATCAGGATCAGTTAATCATGCAGATGTATTGAAAGCTCTTTCACAAGCATTGAAGAAAACAGAGGAGGCATATTTAGATCTAGCTGATAGGATGAATATGGAGAATCCTGAATTAGCTTTGATGGGTTCTTGTGTTCTTGTTATGTTAATGAAAGGAGAGGATGTTTACATAATGAATGTTGGCGATAGCCGAGCTGTTTTAGCTCAGAAAAAGGAGCCTAATCTATGGAGCCAAGATTTAGAGAGGATCAATGAAGAAACTTTGAAAGATCTTGAGCTTTTCGATGTCGATGAGTCGAATTGTATACCTAACTTAACTGCTTTTCAGCTTAGTACAGATCATAGCACCTCTGTTGAAGAG GAAGTTCAAAGAATAAAAAGTGAACATCCAGATGATGCATGTGCCTTAATGAATGACCGGGTGAAAGGTTCTTTGAAGGTTACTAGGGCTTTTGGTGCTGGTTTCCTCAAACAG CCTAAATGGAACAATGCCCTTCTTGAGATGTTCAGAATCGACTATGTTGGGACTTCCCCCTACATCAGCTGTCTTCCATCTCTCCATCATCACAGGTTAGGGCCAAGAGACCGGTTTTTGATACTATCGTCTGATGGGCTCTATCAGTACTTCACAAACGAAGAAGCCGTTTTAGAAGTCGAACATTTCATCTCATGGTCACCCGAAGGAGATCCAGCACAACATCTCATCGAGAAAGTATTGTTTCGTGCTGCAAAAAAAGCTG GTATGGAGTTTCATGAGCTGCTTGAAATACCACAAGGGGATCGACGTCGGTACCATGATGATGTTTCAATAATTGTTATTTCTTTGGAAGGGAGAATATGGAGATCCAGTGCATAA